One Burkholderia sp. 9120 genomic window, GCGCGAACCGCCAACTGGCAACCGAGCCCCGGCAGCACCAGGCCCGCGAAAACGCGCCCTGCCACCACCTGCGCCGCACCGTCGCGCAACGGATGCCAGAACCACGGCCAGGACCACGGATTGGCGAGGTCGAATGAGCGCGTATTGAGTTCGTGTACCGACATCAGCACCGTCGAGATTTCGCTCGCACTTGGACACACGCCGCCGCTGTATGGGCGGATGGTTTGCAACTGGACCAGCGCGCGATCAAGCTGGCCGACCGTCGTGTAAAGCCGCGCGCCGGCAAAACCCAGCGCGATCGTGAGCGCGGCAGCCACGCCGAGCGCGGCGACCTGGAAGCCCCGCAGATAGCGATTGCGCGACCACGCCGAGGCGCGCACCACTCGCGCGTTGCCGCGCTCGGCGAACACCTTGTCGTCGAGCAGGCCGGCCACGAACGAGACGTTCGTGCTCGCGCCGACCCCGGCGCCGTCGAGGTCGCCGGTGAAATAGACGCCGCGGCACAGGTGGCCGGGCCGGTCGAGCGTCGCACGGAACGCGCCCGCGAGCCATTGCGCGAGCGGCGTGCGCAGTTGTTCGAGACGGGCGGGAAACAGCAGCATGCCGTCGCGGTCAACGTCGTTCGCGACCGCTTGCACGCTGGCCGCGGTCGAAATCTGCAACGCGCGCAATTGTTCGATCACCACCCGGAACGCTTCATGACACCAGTCCTGCGGCGTGTCGTTGCTGGCCAGCACCGGCGCGGACCAGCCGAGCATCTGCTGGCGCAGCGCGTCGGGCTGCGCACGCCAGAACGGCGCAAAGCCGTCGATCCGGTCGCATTGCGTGACCACCACGCTGACCGGCTGCACGAAGCGGAACGCGTCCTGTACGTCGCACAACTGGCGGTAGGCGTCCGCGGCAAGTCGTTCCCGTTGATCGGGCGTGGCGCTCAGCAGGCTGCGCGCCGATACCGTCAGCACGATGCCGTCGGCCGGCCGTTCGGGACGCAGATCGACGAGCGTGCGCAGCAGCGTCTCCCAGCGCGAACGTGCTTTCTTCGCGTTTCGGGTGGTGACGGGCGGGGTTGGCGATGCGCTCGCGGCGGGGCTTGCGGGCCGGCTTGCTGGCGTGCTCGGGGAGGCGGTGGCGGCGACGTTTGCAGCGGATGCGCCTGAGGCGGCGCTTAAGGTGGCGCCCGCGCTTGCCTGGCCCGTTGCCGCAACGCTCGTCGCCACCGCCGCATGCGCGCCCTCGGACGACACGCTGCCGTCGATATCGATCAGCACGCCGCGATTCATCACCGACACCGCGCTGCCCGGAATGCGCAGCGACGCGTAGCGCCGGTCCGGATTCGACTGCGCGAGCCGCACCGCCGCCGACAGCGCGAAGCTGGTCTTGCCCGCATCGCGTTCGCCGAGCATCAGGATCCACGGCATGCGATAGCGCCACTCGCGACGCGTGCGCGCGTAATCGATCGCAGCAAGCGCGGTGCTGATCCAGCCAGGCGCGACGCTATTGTCCGCATCCGCCGACGACGCGGCGGCGGCCGTGCGCGGCGCATTGCGCGCGCGCCAGATCAGCAGCGCGGCGATCACGCCGAGCACAAGGCCGATAACCAGCAAGATTTTGAATACCGCACTCACAACACATCTCCCCGTGGCGTAGGCTTCGACGCCGCCGCGTTTGCACCCACACTTGCACCCGCATTCGCACTCCCCGGCGCCGCGCTGATCGCGCCCGACGTCTCGGTCGGACTGGACCCGGCTTCGCCATCCGCCACCGCCGCTTTACCGATCTGCTGTTCGGCGCGCACGCGCTGCGCGGTAGGGTCGTCGGCGACCAGTTGTGTGAACGGACGCATCACGATGAACCAGATCGCCGCCGACACCAGCAGATACGCGACCAGCGCAAGCCGCGCCGCGTTGAACCACGGCGACAGCGGCGCGAGCCGGCAACTCGCCGGCTCGGGATCCTGCGGGCCGATGGTGTGTTCGTAGGCCTGCTCGAACGCGTGGCCGCCGGCGTCGTCGCCGCGCACGTCGGTGACGAACTTGACCAGTTCGTCACGGCGGGCCGACAACGCGGCCGCTTCATGATCGCCGCGCAGCGCGCCGCGAAAACCCACTTCGAGCGCGCCGAGCAGCACCAGTCCCAACTCGGCGTGCGCCTGCGTCGGCAGCGCCACGACCAGCAAACTATCGATCAACCGATAGAACCGCACGCCCGCATTGCGCGTGTCGAACAGCGTGCTTTCGAGCATCAGGTTGAGCCATTCGCCGCTGCCGGCCCAGCTGACTTCGAGCAGCAGTTGCTCGTCGGCGAGCGCGGCCATTGCGTATTCGGCGTCGCGATAAATCTGCAGCAGATCCGGCGTGCAATCGCGCTGCACCGTGCTGGTTTGCTCGCGCAAACATTCCACGAGGCGTGCGTGGACCACCGCCGCCGTCAGTTCCACGGGCACGGCATGGCCGGCCGGCAATGCCGCCAGCCCATGCTTGATCTCCACCAGCAGCCCGTAGAAATCGCAGAAATAGGTGTAGAGCGGCAGCCGCGTGCGCAGCGCTTCGCGCTCAGTTGTGTGCATGCCCCGCATCCTCGCCGTTGCCGGTTGCCCTTGGCGGCTGCGGCTGGCCTTGCTGCCCTTGCTGCGCCGGTTGCGCCATCTGCCGCGCCGGGTCGTTGTGCGTGCCGTGCGTACCGTGCCCGCCATGGCGCCCTTCGCGACCGCCCCGCGCGTCGTGGCTCGCCTGCGCGCCGCCCGGCTCGCGATACAGCACGATCCCGCCCGGCGCATGCGTGGCCGCATAGCGGCCACCGCCGCGGATCGTCAGCGTCTCGCCCGGCGTAAACATGTTGCGCATCACGTTGTCGAAATCGAACGCGGCGTTGCGGATCTCGTAGTACAGCCCCGCCGGATTCAGGCCCTTGCGGCGCGTGTCCGACGACTTCACCGACGCCCCCGGCATGCGCCGGCTGTCGAGCGGATCGAGCAGTTGCGGCTGGCTGATCGTGCAGCTCTCGAGCCAGCGTTCGAGGTCGGCGCGGCTCTGCGCGGCCGACGGCACCACTTCGACCAGCAGGATATCGCCCGCGTCGAGCGGCAGGCGCAGCGAAAATTCGCCGCCGTCGTCGCGCAGGAACGGCAAGCGCTCGAAACTTGGACGGATCGCCTTCACGTGATCTTCGACAAAGCTGAGCGCGGCGTCGAACCCCGGCCGGCAGTCGAAATGATCGTACGGCGGCAGCACCGGCGGATCCGGCAGCGGATCGAGCGCGGCCATCTCGCCGGCCGCGCGCGCGAGCGACAGATACAGCGCGCGCGGCGCGACGTCGGTGCCGAGCCCGAGCACGTCGAGATCCGGCAGGATCGCCGCGAGCCGGCGCGCGGCCAGCGCCAGAAAAGCGTCGCCGATCGCGGCGTTCAGAAACGCGCCCTCGCCGACCTGCGCGATCTCGCGCAGCTTCATGCGCACGCTGTCGCGCAGCGCGCCGACCCGGCGCTGCAAGCTCCTGTCGCGCAAGAATTCCGCAGCGCCGAGCGACGCCATGGGCGGCAGATAGTCGGTGCAGCGATAGGTGCCGAGCGACGTGCGTTCGAGCTGGAACAGCGGGCAGCCGGCCAGCAGATTGGTGCCGCGCGTCCAGCCGGTGTCGAGCCGCAGCGCCGGCTTCAGCCGCGGCACCAGCACCGGCACGCGGCCGGTGTTTTCATCGACGGCGGCCGTGCCCGGCACCGACTCGTAGCGCCGGTTCAGGCTTCCCGTGGTGGCTGCCGTGTCGCCGCGCAGCGGCAGCACGAGGGCGATCTGCGCGCGGTCGCCGGTGGTGGTCAGCGTGCCGCTCACGTCGAGTTCGAGCGCGTGGTCGCGGGTCTTGTCGAGCACGATCGGCGTGCCGTCGTCGAGCACGCATTCGAGCGCGCGCACCGTCACGCGTCCCTTGCCAAGCAAGCCCTCGTCGAGTTCGAGATGCCGCACGCCGACGAAATCCGGATTGGCGCGCTCGATCAGATAGCGCAGTTGCGCATGCCAGAAGCGATCGTTCTGTTGCAGATGCTGCGGAGACAGCAACAGCCCTTCCGACCATTGGATGCCATACGGCAGGTCTACGGGCGAGCTCGACTGGGTCATCATTTCCTCGATACGGCAAGTGCTGCGACGATGTTCATTATGGGCGGTTCAGCGGTTCACCATTCCAACGGCGCGAGGCGCGCAATCACTGCGCGCCGTCATACGTGACGGCCTGCGGACCCAGCGTAATCACCACGCGCTTGTACTGCGTCAGATCGGCGACGCCCTGGCCCGCGGGCGCCACGAAATTCACATAGCAATAGACCACCAGCGCCTTCCTGTAACGCGCCGGCAACGGCACCGGCGCGCTGCTCTGGTTCGGCGGCAGTTGCACCGACACGGCGTCGACCTTCGGACCGAGCGAGGTCAACAGCGCCGCGCGATGCGCGAACCAGTCCGGCCCGGTACGCGGCAGCAGGGCGGCGCTGGTCGCGTCGTACACGAAAACGAAGTCGAGCGCGGTGGCGCTGGCGTTGTTCGCGCCGTTCTGCGCGATCACCGTCACGCCGCGCAATGCGGTCTTCGTCGGACCGAACCAGCTACAGCCGGCCGCGAACAGCAGGCACGAACAGACCAGCAGGCGGACCATCGGCCACCCGTTCGCGCGCGGCGTCCACCGGCGCTTCATGACAGCAGGATCACGCGAAACTGCGCCGGCGTGATCGACATGCCGACCGCGTTCGGCGGCATGCCGTTCTGCATCGTCATGGTGGTGAGGCGGGTCGCGAACATCACCCCGACCATCACCTTGAAGCTGCCGAGCAGCGGCCGGTCCGGGCCCATTTCGATCTGCGACACCACGCCGCCCGCCGAGATGTCGCCGAGGCTCAGGGTGCCTTGCGTCATCAGATTTTCCGCGAGACCCCCGCCGAAGATCACGTTGAACACCGACGGAATATGCGTGAACGACAGCGCGAAATTCGGAAACGGAAACGGGATCGGAATGGGCAGCAGTTTGCACACGTCCGGGAACGCAAAATTCAGCACGCCGAGATTGGTATTGGCGAACATGGCATCAACCCATCGAAATGCGGTCGGCGTCGACCTTGACGTCTTTTTCCGCGGTGACCATCACCTGCTTGCCGTGCTGGCGCAGCAGTTGATCGACGTCGAGCAGATAGTGTTCGCCGTGGCCCACGTAGTCCTTGAACGCGTCCACCACGCTCTGCGCGACGCTGCGGAACAGGTCGTTCGCGGTGACGCTCAGCTTGCCGGTGGCGGCCACGATGTCGGCGTCTTTCATCGAGCGCAACGCGGCCCGCTCGGTCGCGACGATATCGATCGACGCCTGCGCGATGGTCAACTTCCGCGCGCCCGGCACGCTCAGCGTCGCTTCGCTTTCCGCCGAGCCCGCTTCCGCGTTGCGCGCGAGAATGTGCACGATGTAGCGGCTCGTATCCGCGCGCTCGACCACCAGCACGGCATCGCCGACCCGCGGTTCGATCAGGCAGGTGAGCGCGGTCGACGCGATCCGTCCGTCGTCGAGCAGCACGCGTCCGCTGTCGAGTTCGACCGCGACCGCCGCCTCCTGCAGATGCGGTGCGAGCGGCGCCGCCGGCCGGTGTTTCAGCAACTCGTCGTTCATCTAAGGGTCTCCAGTTGCAACGTAGGGCGCTCGGCATCGAGCAGCGCCGTATCGGTCGACTTCATCCGGTACGTATGCGCGCCCGCGAACGACGCCTGCTCGAAGCACGCGTCGTGCAGGCTCGCGTGTTCGAGCCACGCGCGCTCGAACGAGACGCGCGCGCCGCGCGCATGATCGAATTGCGCGTACGAGAGCCGCGCGTCGTCGAAACTCACGTCGATCAGGCGGCTGTTGTGCCACACCGTCTGTTCGAGTTGCGCGCCGTTCAGACGCACTCGCGTGAGCTGCGCCTTCGCGAGCATCGCGCCAGTGAGCGTGGTATGCGACAGATCGACGTCGCTCAGTTGCGCGTCGAGCAGCAGCGCACGTTCCGCACGCAAACCGTCCACCCGCGTGCGCGCGAAAATCGCCTGACGGCAATTCGCCTCGGTCAGCGTGGCCTCGCGCAAATCGGCGTCGGTGAAATTGCAGCCTTGCAGCGTGCAGCGCACCAGACTGATCGCGGGCAACGCGAGGCCCGAGAAGTCGCAGTCCATCAGCACGGAGGTTTCCGCACTCAGACCGCTCAGGGTCACGGCGCGCAGATCGGTTTTCGCGAGCGCCGCCTGATCGAGCCGCGCGCCGCTGAAATTCGCGCCCCCGACCTTGCAGTCGAACAGCACGCTGCGCAGCAGCATCGTGCCGTCGAAGCGCGCGCCGGTCAGCGTGGTGGCGGATAGCGTCGACTGTTGCAGGGTCGCGCCGCGCCAGTCGGACGCGGACGCGTCGCATTGCATCAGCGTCAGGTACTGCGCGCTGGCGCCAGCCATCTCCAGCGCCGCGCAATCGCAGCCGATCAGCGCGGTGCGCATCAGCGTCGCCGTACCGAGCCGCGCGCCGGACAGATCGCAGTCCAGGAACCTGGCGGCGCTCAGGTTTGCGCCGCTCAGGTCGGCCCGGGCAAGGCAGACGTTCTTGAACACCAGGCCGGACCAGTCCACGCCGCGCAGATCGGCGCGCGTGAGATCGAGGTCGGTCACCGGACGGCCGAGCGAGCGCTGCTTCGCGATCGCGGCGAAGGCGACTGCAAGCGCGGCGGCCGACATCGGCGCGCCAATTGGCAACGGCTGTGCGCTCATGCGATCGCCCTCCTGCCCGCTTCGAGTTGGACGTCGCGTAAATCGGCGCGGGTGAACAGCGCGTCGCTGGTGTCGGCCTGATAGAGACAGGCGCCGACCAGCGACGCATCGGTGAAATTCACCTCGCGGCACACGGCGCGAAACAGGTTCGCGCGCTCGGCACGCGCGCCCGTCAGCGTCGCCGCGGTGAACAGACAGCCGCTGAACTGGCCGTCCGACAGTTGCGCGCCGGACAGATCGGTGCGACCCAGATCGCACGTGGCGAGCGTTGCACCGCGCCAGTCGCTGCCGCGCAGCGTCGCCCGTTGCCAACTGCAATGTTCGGCGCGCAGACCGGCCATGCGTACGTTCGACCAATCGGCGTCGGCGCCGCCCGCCGGCACGTCGACGAGCGTCGCGCCTTCGAACGACGCATCGACCAGCTTCGCATCCATCAGCACGGTTTTGCGCAGCGTCGCTTTGGCGAAGCTCGCGCCGCTCAGGTCCGCGCGCATCAGCACCGTAGCCGCCAGTTGCGCGGCCTGCCAGTC contains:
- a CDS encoding DotU family type IV/VI secretion system protein, giving the protein MHTTEREALRTRLPLYTYFCDFYGLLVEIKHGLAALPAGHAVPVELTAAVVHARLVECLREQTSTVQRDCTPDLLQIYRDAEYAMAALADEQLLLEVSWAGSGEWLNLMLESTLFDTRNAGVRFYRLIDSLLVVALPTQAHAELGLVLLGALEVGFRGALRGDHEAAALSARRDELVKFVTDVRGDDAGGHAFEQAYEHTIGPQDPEPASCRLAPLSPWFNAARLALVAYLLVSAAIWFIVMRPFTQLVADDPTAQRVRAEQQIGKAAVADGEAGSSPTETSGAISAAPGSANAGASVGANAAASKPTPRGDVL
- the tssK gene encoding type VI secretion system baseplate subunit TssK yields the protein MTQSSSPVDLPYGIQWSEGLLLSPQHLQQNDRFWHAQLRYLIERANPDFVGVRHLELDEGLLGKGRVTVRALECVLDDGTPIVLDKTRDHALELDVSGTLTTTGDRAQIALVLPLRGDTAATTGSLNRRYESVPGTAAVDENTGRVPVLVPRLKPALRLDTGWTRGTNLLAGCPLFQLERTSLGTYRCTDYLPPMASLGAAEFLRDRSLQRRVGALRDSVRMKLREIAQVGEGAFLNAAIGDAFLALAARRLAAILPDLDVLGLGTDVAPRALYLSLARAAGEMAALDPLPDPPVLPPYDHFDCRPGFDAALSFVEDHVKAIRPSFERLPFLRDDGGEFSLRLPLDAGDILLVEVVPSAAQSRADLERWLESCTISQPQLLDPLDSRRMPGASVKSSDTRRKGLNPAGLYYEIRNAAFDFDNVMRNMFTPGETLTIRGGGRYAATHAPGGIVLYREPGGAQASHDARGGREGRHGGHGTHGTHNDPARQMAQPAQQGQQGQPQPPRATGNGEDAGHAHN
- a CDS encoding PAAR-like domain-containing protein, which codes for MFANTNLGVLNFAFPDVCKLLPIPIPFPFPNFALSFTHIPSVFNVIFGGGLAENLMTQGTLSLGDISAGGVVSQIEMGPDRPLLGSFKVMVGVMFATRLTTMTMQNGMPPNAVGMSITPAQFRVILLS
- a CDS encoding DUF3540 domain-containing protein produces the protein MNDELLKHRPAAPLAPHLQEAAVAVELDSGRVLLDDGRIASTALTCLIEPRVGDAVLVVERADTSRYIVHILARNAEAGSAESEATLSVPGARKLTIAQASIDIVATERAALRSMKDADIVAATGKLSVTANDLFRSVAQSVVDAFKDYVGHGEHYLLDVDQLLRQHGKQVMVTAEKDVKVDADRISMG
- a CDS encoding pentapeptide repeat-containing protein, producing the protein MSAQPLPIGAPMSAAALAVAFAAIAKQRSLGRPVTDLDLTRADLRGVDWSGLVFKNVCLARADLSGANLSAARFLDCDLSGARLGTATLMRTALIGCDCAALEMAGASAQYLTLMQCDASASDWRGATLQQSTLSATTLTGARFDGTMLLRSVLFDCKVGGANFSGARLDQAALAKTDLRAVTLSGLSAETSVLMDCDFSGLALPAISLVRCTLQGCNFTDADLREATLTEANCRQAIFARTRVDGLRAERALLLDAQLSDVDLSHTTLTGAMLAKAQLTRVRLNGAQLEQTVWHNSRLIDVSFDDARLSYAQFDHARGARVSFERAWLEHASLHDACFEQASFAGAHTYRMKSTDTALLDAERPTLQLETLR